In Cicer arietinum cultivar CDC Frontier isolate Library 1 chromosome 1, Cicar.CDCFrontier_v2.0, whole genome shotgun sequence, one DNA window encodes the following:
- the LOC101489224 gene encoding microtubule-associated protein 70-5 isoform X1 translates to MKMVASEELPLVQPGAVVLEIDHLQNQLTEKVNELVTCQGEIKALRATEAQKDKAIEELRKEINKLDERLRLSEDHLKHKNLEIKNLTDEKKDALAAQYAAEAALRRLHIDEKEDDFLPFESVITPLEAEIKMCRNEITALQEDKKALERLTKSKESALLEAEIILRSALERALIVEEVQNENFDLKRQIEICQEENKLLEKSHRQKIVEVEKLSQTIHELEELILSSGANANVVRDYKRQISELQLKFQEEKRTLERELARVKVSANRIATVAANEWKDENDKVMPVRQWLEERRIMQAEMQRLKEKLAISERTAKAESQLKDKLKLRLKTLEEGLKQFSMSSNAFSGTPKADKSNILSFVTNSDGLRNRSTSQPRASTIGSALFKKPNIKGNIDNIAGNLNPSSITKMKYGSTENVLKKGIWASRNKFSDGGEKENEMQVKTGMNLKKCDGERGSGNVKTSSVDVNEDSKSNSCNDLGSNDVVSGFLYDKLQKEVINLRKSCETKDSSLHTKDEEIKMLTKKVDALTKAMEVEWKKMKREAAAREKEFASIKSDDKRKIRSSNSSKRVMKEH, encoded by the exons ATGAAAATGGTTGCCAGTGAAGAGCTTCCACTTGTCCAACCAGGTGCTGTTGTGTTGGAGATTGATCATTTGCAAAACCAACTCACAG AAAAGGTTAATGAACTGGTGACTTGCCAAGGTGAAATCAAGGCCTTAAGGGCAACTGAAGCTCAGAAGGATAAGGCCATAGAGGAg CTGAGAAAGGAAATCAATAAGCTGGATGAGAGACTAAGACTTAGTGAGGACCATCTTAAACACAAG AATCTGGAAATCAAGAATCTGACAGATGAAAAGAAAGATGCATTGGCAGCACAATATGCTGCAGAAGCAGCTCTGAGAAGATTGCACATAGATGAAAAGGAAGATGATTTTTTACCTTTTGAAAGTGTCATCACTCCTCTTGAAGCTGAGATTAAGATGTGTAGGAATGAG ATTACAGCACTACAAGAAGATAAGAAAGCTTTGGAAAGACTCACAAAGTCAAAAGAGTCAGCATTGCTTGAAGCTGAAATAATTTTAAGAAGTGCACTAGAGAGAGCTTTGATAGTTGAAGAAGTTCAGAATGAAAACTTTGACTTGAAGAGACAGATTGAGATCTGCCAG GAGGAGAACAAACTCTTAGAGAAAAGCCACCGGCAAAAGATTGTGGAAGTTGAAAAACTTAGCCAAACAATCCATGAACTTGAGGAGCTCATCTTATCTAGTGGAGCCAATGCGAATGTCGTTCGCGATTATAAGCGACAGATTTCTGAGTTGCAA CTTAAATTTCAGGAGGAAAAAAGAACATTGGAGAGGGAACTAGCAAGGGTAAAAGTTTCTGCGAATAGAATTGCAACTGTTGCGGCTAACGAATGGAAAGATGAAAATGATAAGGTCATGCCTGTTAGGCAATGGCTGGAAGAGAGAAGGATTATGCAG GCAGAGATGCAAAGGTTGAAAGAAAAGCTAGCTATATCAGAGAGAACAGCAAAAGCAGAATCACAATTGAag GATAAACTGAAGTTGAGATTAAAAACACTGGAAGAAGGCTTAAAGCAATTCTCAATGAGTTCCAATGCATTTTCAGGAACTCCAAAAGCTGATAAATCTAATATCTTAAGTTTCGTAACGAACAGCGATGGACTGAGAAACAGGTCCACATCACAACCAAGGGCATCTACTATTGGAAGCGCTTTGTTCAAAAAGCCAAACATAAAAGGAAACATAGACAATATTGCTGGGAACCTAAATCCAAGTAGCATTACTAAAATGAAATATGGTTCTACAGAAAATGTGTTGAAAAAAGGTATATGGGCATCAAGAAACAAATTTTCTGATGGTGGTGAAAAAGAGAATGAGATGCAGGTGAAAACAGGCATGAACTTAAAAAAATGTGATGGTGAAAGAGGATCAGGAAATGTTAAAACCAGCAGTGTTGATGTTAATGAAGACTCTAAAAGTAATAGCTGTAATGATTTAGGAAGCAATGATGTGGTCTCAGGTTTTCTATATGATAAGCTTCAAAAAGAGGTCATCAATTTGAGGAAGTCTTGTGAAACAAAAGACAGTAGTCTACACACTAAAGATGAAGAAATAAAG ATGCTCACAAAGAAAGTTGATGCACTGACAAAGGCTATGGAAGTAGAAtggaagaaaatgaaaagagaaGCAGCTGCTAGAGAGAAGGAGTTTGCATCAATAAAATCAGATGATAAGAGGAAAATCAGAAGCTCAAATTCCTCTAAAAG GGTGATGAAAGAACATTGA
- the LOC101489546 gene encoding pentatricopeptide repeat-containing protein At4g16390, chloroplastic-like: MTSLLSSSLSNTNPLFLSFSISSSLSCNRNFKFKTFSHLNQESHSHHPPTNSSSLSKTKIWVNPYTPKPKLHRNKPSNSNNSFLLKLAESLDLCDPTQQQVYAILNGFGNDGVSERDAVFILNKMTNPKTAPIVLNYLRDKVQHVRENGMVLYNVTLKVCRKCKDFEGAQKVFDEMLQRGIKPNNITFTTMINCARMAALPDKAVEWFEKMPGFGCEPDAITCSAMVCAFARTNHVDMAQRLYDRAKMEKWPIDVVTFSALIKMYDLSGNYDGCLNIHLEMKGLGVKPNVETYNTLLVAMLRAKRHWQAKTIYQEMKSNGVSPDFTTYSTLLRIFTRAQFGQDALGVYKEMKEKGMNVSIDLYNVLLAMCADVGCHEEALEIYEDMKSLGTCRPDSWTFSVLINVYSGSGKVSEAEGMLDEMIKSGFEPTIFVMVSLVQCYGKAKRIDDVVKVFNHFLNLGIVPDDRFCGCLLNVMTQTPKEELGKLVDCVEKVNTKLGSVVRYLVEVEEQEGDGDFRKEASKLLSSIIAEAKRPICNCLIDLCVNLNLPDRAHDLLGIGLTHEIYRNIQSRSQTKWSLHLKNLSVGAATTALHVWIKDLSNSLESGEEFPPLLGINTGRGKHKHSCKGLASVFKSHLKELNAPFREDPNKDGWFLVTKEAAKSWLESRGSTKSIAPLDSLVLNAPSMALPY; encoded by the coding sequence ATGACTTCACTTCTTTCCTCTTCACTCTCTAATACTAATcctctttttctttcattttcaatCTCCTCTTCTTTATCTTGTAACCgcaatttcaaattcaaaactttttCCCACCTCAACCAAGAATCACATTCTCATCACCCACCTACAAATTCTTCATCTTTATCCAAAACCAAAATTTGGGTCAATCCCTATACCCCAAAACCTAAACTTCATCGAAACAAACCCTCTAATTCTAACAACAGTTTTCTCCTTAAACTCGCCGAGTCTTTGGACTTGTGTGATCCCACTCAGCAACAAGTCTATGCAATTCTTAACGGTTTTGGAAATGACGGCGTTTCTGAACGAGATGCTGTTTTCATTCTTAATAAGATGACAAATCCCAAAACTGCACCCATTGTTCTTAATTACCTTAGGGATAAAGTTCAACATGTTAGAGAAAATGGAATGGTTCTTTACAATGTAACACTCAAAGTGTGTAGGAAATGTAAGGATTTTGAAGGAGCACagaaggtgtttgatgaaatgcttCAAAGAGGGATAAAACCGAATAACATTACATTTACTACTATGATTAACTGTGCTAGGATGGCTGCTTTACCTGATAAGGCTGTGGAGTGGTTTGAGAAGATGCCGGGTTTTGGGTGTGAACCCGATGCTATCACTTGCTCGGCTATGGTGTGTGCTTTTGCGCGTACTAATCATGTTGATATGGCTCAGCGGTTATACGATCGTGCAAAAATGGAGAAATGGCCTATTGATGTAGTAACATTTTCAGCATTGATTAAGATGTATGACTTGTCTGGAAACTATGATGGATGCCTGAATATCCACTTAGAAATGAAGGGTCTTGGTGTGAAGCCTAATGTGGAAACGTATAACACTTTGTTGGTTGCCATGTTGAGAGCCAAGAGGCACTGGCAAGCAAAGACTATATATCAAGAGATGAAAAGTAATGGAGTTTCGCCGGATTTTACAACTTATTCGACTCTTCTGAGAATCTTTACTAGAGCACAATTTGGTCAGGATGCTCTTGGTGTTTATAAGGAAATGAAGGAGAAAGGAATGAATGTGAGTATTGATCTCTACAATGTGCTTTTAGCTATGTGTGCTGATGTTGGCTGCCATGAAGAAGCTCTGGAGATTTATGAAGACATGAAAAGTTTGGGGACTTGCCGGCCCGACAGTTGGACATTTTCAGTCTTGATTAATGTGTATTCAGGCAGTGGGAAAGTTTCCGAGGCGGAAGGGATGCTGGATGAAATGATCAAATCTGGATTCGAGCCTACTATTTTTGTCATGGTGTCGCTTGTCCAGTGCTATGGAAAAGCCAAGCGAATTGATGATGTCGTGAAGGTATTCAATCATTTCTTGAATCTGGGCATTGTTCCAGATGATCGCTTCTGCGGTTGTCTGCTGAAtgttatgacacaaacaccaaAGGAAGAGCTTGGTAAGCTAGTAGATTGTGTTGAGAAGGTTAATACAAAGCTTGGGTCTGTTGTAAGATATTTGGTCGAAGTGGAAGAGCAGGAGGGTGATGGAGATTTCAGAAAGGAAGCATCAAAACTTTTGAGTTCAATTATTGCTGAAGCAAAGAGGCCCATATGTAATTGTCTGATTGATCTTTGTGTCAATCTGAATCTACCTGATAGAGCACATGACCTTCTTGGCATAGGCTTGACACACGAAATTTATAGGAATATACAATCGAGATCGCAAACAAAGTGGTCTTTGCACTTAAAGAACCTCTCGGTCGGAGCTGCTACGACTGCTTTACATGTTTGGATAAAAGACTTGTCTAACTCTTTGGAATCAGGGGAGGAGTTTCCACCGCTACTTGGAATTAACACCGGGCGAGGAAAACACAAGCATTCATGCAAGGGTTTAGCTAGTGTATTTAAATCACATTTGAAGGAACTCAATGCTCCGTTCCGTGAAGATCCAAATAAGGATGGCTGGTTTTTGGTTACAAAGGAAGCAGCCAAATCATGGCTGGAGTCTAGGGGTTCAACCAAATCTATTGCTCCTTTAGACTCTCTGGTTTTAAATGCTCCATCAATGGCCCTTCcctattga
- the LOC101490195 gene encoding heavy metal-associated isoprenylated plant protein 8-like, with translation MSEENKEEEKKEETKEEKKEEEKKEENKDEEPPEIVLKVDMHCEACARKVAKALKGFEGVEEVTADSKGSKVVVKGKAADPIKVLERLQKKSGKKVELISPLPKPPEDKKEEEIKPPQPEEKKDEAPAVVTIILKIRMHCEACAQVIQKRIRKIKGVESVETDLVNDQAIVKGVIEPEKLVDEVNRRTKKQASIVKEEEKKGEEKKEEEKKEEKKEGGEEKKEGEENNVEEDDNKTDIKRSEYWPSKYYVDYAYAPEIFSDENPNACSVM, from the exons ATGAGTGAA GAGAAcaaggaagaagaaaagaaagaagaaaccaAAGAGGAAaagaaggaagaagagaaaaaggaggaaaataaagatGAAGAACCTCCAGAGATTGTACTCAAGGTTGATATGcattgtgaagcttgtgcaaggAAAGTTGCAAAAGCATTGAAAGGATTTGAgg GAGTGGAGGAGGTGACTGCAGATAGCAAGGGCAGCAAAGTGGTAGTGAAAGGAAAGGCAGCAGACCCCATAAAGGTGCTTGAAAGACTACAAAAGAAAAGTGGCAAGAAAGTGGAGCTTATTTCACCTTTGCCTAAACCTCCAGAggataaaaaagaagaagaaatcaaACCACCACAGCCAGAGGAGAAAAAGGATgag GCTCCTGCAGTGGTAACAATAATTCTGAAAATTCGAATGCATTGTGAAGCATGTGCTCAAGTTATACAGAAGAGAATCCGTAAGATAAaag GAGTAGAATCAGTGGAAACAGATTTGGTAAATGACCAAGCTATAGTAAAAGGTGTGATTGAGCCAGAAAAGCTTGTTGATGAAGTCAACAGAAGGACAAAAAAGCAAGCTTCTATTGTGaaggaggaagaaaagaaaggagaagagaagaaagaagaggagaaaaaggaagagaaaaaagaaggaggagaagagaaaaaagaaggTGAAGAAAACAATGTAGAAGAAGATGATAATAAAACTGACATCAAGCGTAGTGAATATTGGCCATCAAAATACTATGTTGACTATGCTTATGCACCTGAAATATTCAGTGATGAGAACCCAAATGCTTGCTCTGTTATGTAG
- the LOC101489861 gene encoding uncharacterized protein: MAEKVTIMKLKVDLECDKCYKKVKKLLSKYPQIRDQKYDEKANIVAIMVVCCSPEKIRDKLCCKGGGSIKSIEIVEPPKPKPAEPEKKKEADKPKPAEPEKKKEPEKKKEGGDKPKPAKEPEKPKSAEPEKKKEADKPKDAEKPKPKPDSDKPIEKLVSHPVPMIPQMPPPVAVPVGMCFAPPCYEGRPMVPYPNQYGGPVLCYDGYYARPVYDSYGGGGPCYANRCDQYLSEENAAGCAIM, translated from the exons ATGGCTGAAAAG GTAACTATTATGAAGTTAAAGGTTGATCTTGAGTGTGATAAATGCTACAAGAAGGTTAAGAAACTTCTAAGCAAGTACCCTC aAATTCGAGACCAGAAGTACGATGAGAAAGCAAACATTGTGGCAATCATGGTGGTATGTTGTAGCCCTGAGAAGATTAGGGACAAGCTTTGTTGCAAAGGTGGAGGTTCTATCAAGAGCATTGAAATAGTGGAACCACCAAAGCCCAAACCAGCTGAGCCCGAGAAGAAAAAGGAGGCCGATAAGCCCAAGCCCGCTGAGCCCGAAAAAAAGAAGGAgccagagaagaaaaaagaaGGGGGAGACAAACCCAAGCCTGCTAAAGAGCCCGAGAAGCCTAAATCAGCTGAGCCCGAAAAGAAGAAAGAGGCGGATAAGCCTAAGGATGCAGAGAAGCCCAAGCCCAAGCCCGACAGTGATAAGCCCATAGAAAAGCTCGTATCCCATCCGGTCCCAATGATCCCACAAATGCCACCACCGGTGGCGGTTCCAGTTGGGATGTGTTTTGCTCCACCATGCTACGAAGGTAGGCCTATGGTGCCATACCCTAATCAGTATGGTGGGCCAGTGCTATGTTACGACGGTTATTATGCAAGGCCCGTTTATGATAGCTATGGTGGAGGTGGGCCTTGTTATGCAAACCGTTGTGATCAATATCTCAGCGAAGAAAATGCAGCCGGATGCGCAATTATGTGA
- the LOC101489224 gene encoding microtubule-associated protein 70-5 isoform X2, whose protein sequence is MKMVASEELPLVQPGAVVLEIDHLQNQLTEKVNELVTCQGEIKALRATEAQKDKAIEELRKEINKLDERLRLSEDHLKHKNLEIKNLTDEKKDALAAQYAAEAALRRLHIDEKEDDFLPFESVITPLEAEIKMCRNEITALQEDKKALERLTKSKESALLEAEIILRSALERALIVEEVQNENFDLKRQIEICQEENKLLEKSHRQKIVEVEKLSQTIHELEELILSSGANANVVRDYKRQISELQEEKRTLERELARVKVSANRIATVAANEWKDENDKVMPVRQWLEERRIMQAEMQRLKEKLAISERTAKAESQLKDKLKLRLKTLEEGLKQFSMSSNAFSGTPKADKSNILSFVTNSDGLRNRSTSQPRASTIGSALFKKPNIKGNIDNIAGNLNPSSITKMKYGSTENVLKKGIWASRNKFSDGGEKENEMQVKTGMNLKKCDGERGSGNVKTSSVDVNEDSKSNSCNDLGSNDVVSGFLYDKLQKEVINLRKSCETKDSSLHTKDEEIKMLTKKVDALTKAMEVEWKKMKREAAAREKEFASIKSDDKRKIRSSNSSKRVMKEH, encoded by the exons ATGAAAATGGTTGCCAGTGAAGAGCTTCCACTTGTCCAACCAGGTGCTGTTGTGTTGGAGATTGATCATTTGCAAAACCAACTCACAG AAAAGGTTAATGAACTGGTGACTTGCCAAGGTGAAATCAAGGCCTTAAGGGCAACTGAAGCTCAGAAGGATAAGGCCATAGAGGAg CTGAGAAAGGAAATCAATAAGCTGGATGAGAGACTAAGACTTAGTGAGGACCATCTTAAACACAAG AATCTGGAAATCAAGAATCTGACAGATGAAAAGAAAGATGCATTGGCAGCACAATATGCTGCAGAAGCAGCTCTGAGAAGATTGCACATAGATGAAAAGGAAGATGATTTTTTACCTTTTGAAAGTGTCATCACTCCTCTTGAAGCTGAGATTAAGATGTGTAGGAATGAG ATTACAGCACTACAAGAAGATAAGAAAGCTTTGGAAAGACTCACAAAGTCAAAAGAGTCAGCATTGCTTGAAGCTGAAATAATTTTAAGAAGTGCACTAGAGAGAGCTTTGATAGTTGAAGAAGTTCAGAATGAAAACTTTGACTTGAAGAGACAGATTGAGATCTGCCAG GAGGAGAACAAACTCTTAGAGAAAAGCCACCGGCAAAAGATTGTGGAAGTTGAAAAACTTAGCCAAACAATCCATGAACTTGAGGAGCTCATCTTATCTAGTGGAGCCAATGCGAATGTCGTTCGCGATTATAAGCGACAGATTTCTGAGTTGCAA GAGGAAAAAAGAACATTGGAGAGGGAACTAGCAAGGGTAAAAGTTTCTGCGAATAGAATTGCAACTGTTGCGGCTAACGAATGGAAAGATGAAAATGATAAGGTCATGCCTGTTAGGCAATGGCTGGAAGAGAGAAGGATTATGCAG GCAGAGATGCAAAGGTTGAAAGAAAAGCTAGCTATATCAGAGAGAACAGCAAAAGCAGAATCACAATTGAag GATAAACTGAAGTTGAGATTAAAAACACTGGAAGAAGGCTTAAAGCAATTCTCAATGAGTTCCAATGCATTTTCAGGAACTCCAAAAGCTGATAAATCTAATATCTTAAGTTTCGTAACGAACAGCGATGGACTGAGAAACAGGTCCACATCACAACCAAGGGCATCTACTATTGGAAGCGCTTTGTTCAAAAAGCCAAACATAAAAGGAAACATAGACAATATTGCTGGGAACCTAAATCCAAGTAGCATTACTAAAATGAAATATGGTTCTACAGAAAATGTGTTGAAAAAAGGTATATGGGCATCAAGAAACAAATTTTCTGATGGTGGTGAAAAAGAGAATGAGATGCAGGTGAAAACAGGCATGAACTTAAAAAAATGTGATGGTGAAAGAGGATCAGGAAATGTTAAAACCAGCAGTGTTGATGTTAATGAAGACTCTAAAAGTAATAGCTGTAATGATTTAGGAAGCAATGATGTGGTCTCAGGTTTTCTATATGATAAGCTTCAAAAAGAGGTCATCAATTTGAGGAAGTCTTGTGAAACAAAAGACAGTAGTCTACACACTAAAGATGAAGAAATAAAG ATGCTCACAAAGAAAGTTGATGCACTGACAAAGGCTATGGAAGTAGAAtggaagaaaatgaaaagagaaGCAGCTGCTAGAGAGAAGGAGTTTGCATCAATAAAATCAGATGATAAGAGGAAAATCAGAAGCTCAAATTCCTCTAAAAG GGTGATGAAAGAACATTGA
- the LOC101501214 gene encoding pentatricopeptide repeat-containing protein At4g16390, chloroplastic-like has product MAQAYPLCSSPFSYALSDLTIRISSHYSFINYKLPNFHHTSRKFDTFFSFQPLNSLQHENQNPDTKSSTLSKTKKWVNPKTLQAKRIWKKSYAVVSSLAKLPKSIHEQQVSEVLDALGDNVTDRDAEFILHNIANPKTAILALKYFQLKIQIEPERHVVFYNVVFKLFREVKDFANAEQLFDEMLQRGVKPDILTFSTLIRCAAVCSLPHKAVELFERMPSFGCEPDHNVASSMIYVYARTGNVDMALQLYDRAKNEKWLVRTVAFSSLIKMHGMLGNYDGCLNVYNDMKVLGVRPNMVMYNALLYAMGRAKRGRDAKGIYQEMRNNGFSPNWATYSALLEAYSRARLSKEALSVYKEMKEKGMTMNKVLYGMLLDMCADVGYAEEAVELFEEMKRSETCQPDNFIYSSLINMYSCSGNVLEAEAMLNEMISRGLEPNILVLTMFVHCYGKAKRPDDVVNIFNRFWDLGITPDDRLCDCLLYVMTQIPKEEFGKITNCIEKANPKLSYVVTHLIEEREGDGDFRKEASELLSSANDDVKKSMCNSLIDLCVNLGLQDRACKLLDLGSTLEIYSDIQSRTENKWCLNLKKLSVGAAMTALHVWIDDLSKAFESGEEVPRVLGICTVSWRHKRSDKDLASVFESYLKELGAPFHKATNMVGWFFTTNQEAKSWLHSRDSTETLAALNSTGLVVPTEALHH; this is encoded by the coding sequence ATGGCTCAGGCTTACCCTCTCTGTTCTTCCCCTTTTTCTTATGCTTTGTCTGATTTAACCATTCGCATCTCATCTCATTATTCTTTCATCAATTACAAACTTCCCAATTTTCATCATACATCTCGTAAATTCGATACCTTCTTCTCCTTCCAACCTCTCAATTCTCTTCAACATGAAAATCAAAACCCAGATACAAAGTCCTCAACTTTATCCAAAACCAAAAAATGGGTCAATCCCAAAACCCTTCAAGCCAAAAGAATTTGGAAGAAATCATACGCCGTTGTTTCATCTCTCGCCAAATTACCCAAATCTATTCACGAACAACAAGTTTCTGAAGTCTTGGATGCTTTAGGAGACAATGTTACAGACCGTGATGCTGAATTCATTCTCCATAACATAGCCAACCCAAAAACCGCAATTCTTGCTCTTAAATACTTCCAACTCAAGATTCAAATTGAACCTGAAAGGCATGTTGTTTTCTACAACGTGGTGTTTAAGCTGTTTAGGGAAGTTAAGGATTTTGCAAATGCAGAGCAACTGTTTGATGAAATGCTTCAAAGAGGTGTCAAGCCTGATATCCTTAcgttttcaactttgattagaTGTGCTGCAGTTTGTTCTTTGCCACATAAAGCTGTggagttgtttgagaggatgCCTTCTTTCGGGTGCGAACCCGATCATAATGTGGCCTCGTCCATGATTTATGTTTATGCTCGAACTGGTAATGTTGATATGGCTTTGCAATTATATGATCGCGCAAAAAATGAGAAATGGCTTGTTAGGACAGTGGCATTCTCTTCTTTGATTAAGATGCATGGTATGTTGGGAAACTATGATGGATGCTTAAATGTTTATAATGATATGAAGGTTCTTGGTGTTAGGCCTAACATGGTAATGTATAATGCTTTGTTGTATGCAATGGGGAGAGCTAAGAGGGGAAGGGATGCTAAAGGTATATATCAGGAGATGAGAAATAATGGATTTTCACCAAATTGGGCAACCTATTCAGCTCTCTTGGAAGCTTATTCTAGAGCACGGTTAAGTAAAGAAGCTTTGAGTGTGTATAAGGAAATGAAGGAAAAAGGGATGACTATGAATAAAGTTCTTTATGGTATGCTTCTTGACATGTGTGCTGATGTTGGCTATGCAGAAGAAGCTGttgaattatttgaagaaatgaAGCGTTCCGAGACTTGCCAGCCTGACAATTTCATATACTCGTCATTGATTAACATGTACTCGTGTAGTGGGAATGTTCTGGAGGCGGAAGCAATGTTGAATGAAATGATCAGCCGTGGTTTGGAGCCTAATATTTTGGTTCTCACAATGTTTGTTCATTGCTATGGAAAAGCCAAACGGCCGGATGATGTTGTGAATATATTTAATCGATTTTGGGATTTGGGCATCACTCCTGATGATCGGTTGTGTGATTGTCTTTTGTATGTCATGACCCAAATACCAAAAGAAGAGTTTGGTAAGATAACAAATTGCATTGAGAAGGCTAACCCAAAGCTTAGTTATGTCGTGACTCATTTGATAGAAGAGAGGGAAGGTGATGGAGATTTTAGGAAGGAAGCATCAGAACTGTTAAGTTCAGCCAATGATGATGTAAAGAAGTCTATGTGCAATAGTCTAATTGATCTTTGTGTCAACCTAGGTTTGCAAGACAGAGCTTGCAAACTTCTTGACTTGGGATCGACACTTGAGATATATAGCGATATACAATCGAGAACTGAAAATAAGTGGTGTTTGAACCTTAAAAAACTCTCAGTTGGAGCTGCTATGACTGCATTACATGTTTGGATAGATGACTTGTCTAAGGCTTTTGAGTCAGGTGAAGAGGTTCCACGAGTACTTGGAATTTGTACCGTCTCTTGGAGACACAAGCGTTCGGATAAAGACTTGGCTAGTGTATTTGAATCATATTTGAAGGAACTTGGTGCTCCTTTTCATAAGGCTACTAATATGGTTGGCTGGTTTTTTACTACAAACCAAGAAGCCAAGTCATGGCTACATTCTAGAGATTCAACTGAAACACTTGCTGCTTTGAACTCCACGGGTTTAGTTGTTCCAACAGAGGCTCTTCACCATTGA